A genomic window from Triticum urartu cultivar G1812 chromosome 7, Tu2.1, whole genome shotgun sequence includes:
- the LOC125524672 gene encoding uncharacterized protein LOC125524672 — protein MEFTLKSTEVLEKAATLAADALGLEGEARGAWGTEEKARALKRWAKICLEVEKGAVRGKVPVAPVVAGPVPRAEDIGSDVNHVGDGGDPSISAAVQDAAIN, from the coding sequence ATGGAGTTCACGCTGAAAAGCACCGAGGTGCTGGAGAAGGCTGCCACTCTGGCCGCTGACGCCCTCGGCTTGGAAGGAGAAGCTCGCGGTGCTTGGGGGACCGAGGAGAAGGCGAGGGCGCTCAAACGCTGGGCCAAGATATGTCTGGAGGTGGAGAAGGGAGCTGTCAGGGGGAAAGTCCCCGTCGCTCCTGTGGTCGCTGGACCGGTTCCTCGCGCAGAGGATATCGGATCAGACGTTAATCACGTTGGCGACGGCGGGGATCCATCCATCTCCGCGGCCGTGCAAGATGCAGCGATTAACTAG